A single genomic interval of Sceloporus undulatus isolate JIND9_A2432 ecotype Alabama chromosome 2, SceUnd_v1.1, whole genome shotgun sequence harbors:
- the LOC121922418 gene encoding zinc finger protein RFP-like isoform X1, whose amino-acid sequence MAGESPVKGLCEETTCPLCLDFFTDPVAIDCGHNFCQACLTQCWGASQEEVSCPQCRETIQQKAFKPNRQLANIAELVKKLQEGKKRESEREGKRDACKIHQDPLKLFCREDETPICVVCDRAKHRRHMVLPLEEAFQEYKEKTKIHLESLREKREELKDQKYFQELRRQDYQTQLELEKMKIKSLFERMQRFLEEKQHLCLAQLEDLEKEMGKRQEKTLTKLSEEISQLGLLITEMEEKCLQPACEFLQDIRNSLVRCEKSLVGHVVDVCGNLEERLTITSQKTSALQKVTELYKVSLSQAPKTESPNQAPKRVNVTLDRETAHPRFLLSQNLKNVRILESAQQVPDNPERFDQELFVLGHERFTSGRHCWEAEMYKAKWAVGISRETVRRKGNIALSPEEGIWAVGRSGNSEISVFTIPLKTSVYLRTPPSKIYVALDYEKGCVEFFEAYTKEFIFAFHSLSFSGEGIRPFFYVSDYGTLKC is encoded by the exons ATGGCCGGAGAAAGTCCAGTCAAGGGTCTCTGTGAAGAAACCACTTGTCCTCTCTGCCTGGACTTCTTCACAGACCCAGTGGCCATAGACTGTGGGCACAATTTCTGCCAGGCCTGCCTCACCCAGTGCTGGGGGGCATCTCAGGAGGAGGTTTCTTGCCCTCAGTGCAGAGAAACAATCCAGCAAAAGGCCTTCAAGCCAAACAGGCAACTGGCAAACATTGCAGAACTTGTCAAGAAACTccaggagggaaaaaagagagaaagcgaaagagaagggaagagggatGCATGCAAGATTCACCAGGATCCCCTGAAACTCTTCTGCAGAGAGGACGAAACCCCCATCTGTGTGGTGTGCGACAGGGCCAAGCACCGAAGGCACATGGTGCTTCCCCTGGAAGAGGCTTTCCAAGAGTATAAG GAAAAAACCAAGATTCATCTGGAATCTctaagggaaaagagagaagagcttAAGGACCAGAAATATTTTCAGGAACTGAGAAGGCAGGATTATCAG ACACAGTTAGAACTGGAGAAGATGAAGATCAAATCTCTCTTTGAGAGAATGCAGAGGTTTCTTGAGGAGAAGCAGCATCTTTGCTTAGCTCAGCTGGAAGATCTGGAGAAAGAGATGGGAAAACGGCAAGAAAAAACCCTCACCAAACTCTCTGAAGAGATTTCCCAACTTGGTCTGCTgatcacagagatggaagagaagtGTCTGCAGCCAGCCTGTGAATTCCTGCAG GACATCAGAAATTCTTTGGTCAG ATGTGAGAAGAGCTTAGTAGGGCATGTGGTGGATGTTTGTGGAAACTTGGAAGAGAGACTCACAATAACCTCTCAGAAAACCTCTGCTTTACAAAAGGTCACAGAGTTGTATAAAG TTTCTCTCAGTCAAGCCCCAAAGACAG AGTCTCCCAATCAAGCTCCAAAGAGAG TGAATGTGACTCTGGACCGAGAGACAGCACATCCCAGGTTTCTTCTATCTCAGAACCTGAAGAATGTGAGAATATTAGAGAGCGCTCAGCAGGTGCCTGACAATCCAGAGAGATTTGACCAGGAGTTATTTGTATTGGGCCATGAGAGATTCACTTCTGGAAGACATTGTTGGGAAGCAGAGATGTACAAAGCTAAATGGGCTGTTGGGATCTCAAGAGAGACTGTCAGAAGGAAGGGAAATATTGCCTTAAGCCCAGAGGAAGGGATCTGGGCAGTAGGAAGGTCAGGCAATTCAGAAATCTCAGTTTTTACTATCCCTCTTAAAACCTCTGTCTATTTAAGAACGCCACCCTCTAAAATATATGTGGCCTTGGATTATGAAAAGGGATGTGTGGAATTTTTTGAAGCCTATACCAAAGAATTCATTTTTGCTTTTCATTCATTATCATTCTCTGGTGAGGGAATCCGACCCTTTTTTTATGTATCTGACTATGGAACTCTGAAGTGCTGA
- the LOC121922418 gene encoding zinc finger protein RFP-like isoform X2: protein MAGESPVKGLCEETTCPLCLDFFTDPVAIDCGHNFCQACLTQCWGASQEEVSCPQCRETIQQKAFKPNRQLANIAELVKKLQEGKKRESEREGKRDACKIHQDPLKLFCREDETPICVVCDRAKHRRHMVLPLEEAFQEYKTQLELEKMKIKSLFERMQRFLEEKQHLCLAQLEDLEKEMGKRQEKTLTKLSEEISQLGLLITEMEEKCLQPACEFLQDIRNSLVRCEKSLVGHVVDVCGNLEERLTITSQKTSALQKVTELYKVSLSQAPKTESPNQAPKRVNVTLDRETAHPRFLLSQNLKNVRILESAQQVPDNPERFDQELFVLGHERFTSGRHCWEAEMYKAKWAVGISRETVRRKGNIALSPEEGIWAVGRSGNSEISVFTIPLKTSVYLRTPPSKIYVALDYEKGCVEFFEAYTKEFIFAFHSLSFSGEGIRPFFYVSDYGTLKC from the exons ATGGCCGGAGAAAGTCCAGTCAAGGGTCTCTGTGAAGAAACCACTTGTCCTCTCTGCCTGGACTTCTTCACAGACCCAGTGGCCATAGACTGTGGGCACAATTTCTGCCAGGCCTGCCTCACCCAGTGCTGGGGGGCATCTCAGGAGGAGGTTTCTTGCCCTCAGTGCAGAGAAACAATCCAGCAAAAGGCCTTCAAGCCAAACAGGCAACTGGCAAACATTGCAGAACTTGTCAAGAAACTccaggagggaaaaaagagagaaagcgaaagagaagggaagagggatGCATGCAAGATTCACCAGGATCCCCTGAAACTCTTCTGCAGAGAGGACGAAACCCCCATCTGTGTGGTGTGCGACAGGGCCAAGCACCGAAGGCACATGGTGCTTCCCCTGGAAGAGGCTTTCCAAGAGTATAAG ACACAGTTAGAACTGGAGAAGATGAAGATCAAATCTCTCTTTGAGAGAATGCAGAGGTTTCTTGAGGAGAAGCAGCATCTTTGCTTAGCTCAGCTGGAAGATCTGGAGAAAGAGATGGGAAAACGGCAAGAAAAAACCCTCACCAAACTCTCTGAAGAGATTTCCCAACTTGGTCTGCTgatcacagagatggaagagaagtGTCTGCAGCCAGCCTGTGAATTCCTGCAG GACATCAGAAATTCTTTGGTCAG ATGTGAGAAGAGCTTAGTAGGGCATGTGGTGGATGTTTGTGGAAACTTGGAAGAGAGACTCACAATAACCTCTCAGAAAACCTCTGCTTTACAAAAGGTCACAGAGTTGTATAAAG TTTCTCTCAGTCAAGCCCCAAAGACAG AGTCTCCCAATCAAGCTCCAAAGAGAG TGAATGTGACTCTGGACCGAGAGACAGCACATCCCAGGTTTCTTCTATCTCAGAACCTGAAGAATGTGAGAATATTAGAGAGCGCTCAGCAGGTGCCTGACAATCCAGAGAGATTTGACCAGGAGTTATTTGTATTGGGCCATGAGAGATTCACTTCTGGAAGACATTGTTGGGAAGCAGAGATGTACAAAGCTAAATGGGCTGTTGGGATCTCAAGAGAGACTGTCAGAAGGAAGGGAAATATTGCCTTAAGCCCAGAGGAAGGGATCTGGGCAGTAGGAAGGTCAGGCAATTCAGAAATCTCAGTTTTTACTATCCCTCTTAAAACCTCTGTCTATTTAAGAACGCCACCCTCTAAAATATATGTGGCCTTGGATTATGAAAAGGGATGTGTGGAATTTTTTGAAGCCTATACCAAAGAATTCATTTTTGCTTTTCATTCATTATCATTCTCTGGTGAGGGAATCCGACCCTTTTTTTATGTATCTGACTATGGAACTCTGAAGTGCTGA
- the LOC121922418 gene encoding zinc finger protein RFP-like isoform X3: MAGESPVKGLCEETTCPLCLDFFTDPVAIDCGHNFCQACLTQCWGASQEEVSCPQCRETIQQKAFKPNRQLANIAELVKKLQEGKKRESEREGKRDACKIHQDPLKLFCREDETPICVVCDRAKHRRHMVLPLEEAFQEYKEKTKIHLESLREKREELKDQKYFQELRRQDYQTQLELEKMKIKSLFERMQRFLEEKQHLCLAQLEDLEKEMGKRQEKTLTKLSEEISQLGLLITEMEEKCLQPACEFLQDIRNSLVRCEKSLVGHVVDVCGNLEERLTITSQKTSALQKVTELYKENLEQTLSITIWRKLSIQFLSVKPQRQSLPIKLQRE; this comes from the exons ATGGCCGGAGAAAGTCCAGTCAAGGGTCTCTGTGAAGAAACCACTTGTCCTCTCTGCCTGGACTTCTTCACAGACCCAGTGGCCATAGACTGTGGGCACAATTTCTGCCAGGCCTGCCTCACCCAGTGCTGGGGGGCATCTCAGGAGGAGGTTTCTTGCCCTCAGTGCAGAGAAACAATCCAGCAAAAGGCCTTCAAGCCAAACAGGCAACTGGCAAACATTGCAGAACTTGTCAAGAAACTccaggagggaaaaaagagagaaagcgaaagagaagggaagagggatGCATGCAAGATTCACCAGGATCCCCTGAAACTCTTCTGCAGAGAGGACGAAACCCCCATCTGTGTGGTGTGCGACAGGGCCAAGCACCGAAGGCACATGGTGCTTCCCCTGGAAGAGGCTTTCCAAGAGTATAAG GAAAAAACCAAGATTCATCTGGAATCTctaagggaaaagagagaagagcttAAGGACCAGAAATATTTTCAGGAACTGAGAAGGCAGGATTATCAG ACACAGTTAGAACTGGAGAAGATGAAGATCAAATCTCTCTTTGAGAGAATGCAGAGGTTTCTTGAGGAGAAGCAGCATCTTTGCTTAGCTCAGCTGGAAGATCTGGAGAAAGAGATGGGAAAACGGCAAGAAAAAACCCTCACCAAACTCTCTGAAGAGATTTCCCAACTTGGTCTGCTgatcacagagatggaagagaagtGTCTGCAGCCAGCCTGTGAATTCCTGCAG GACATCAGAAATTCTTTGGTCAG ATGTGAGAAGAGCTTAGTAGGGCATGTGGTGGATGTTTGTGGAAACTTGGAAGAGAGACTCACAATAACCTCTCAGAAAACCTCTGCTTTACAAAAGGTCACAGAGTTGTATAAAG aaaatctggagcaaactTTGAGCATAACCATTTGGAGAAAACTGTCAATACAG TTTCTCTCAGTCAAGCCCCAAAGACAG AGTCTCCCAATCAAGCTCCAAAGAGAG TGA
- the LOC121923948 gene encoding zinc finger protein RFP-like, producing MAAEVPIQALCNEATCPICLDYFKCPMTTKCGHNFCQACLGQHRTASGGPFSCPQCRAMIVQKNLMVNRHLARMVEYIKELQEKQIAKRKRGECEKHQEPLQLFCKEDEVLICMKCNRSMEHQEHNVVPVDEVSDGYKSQLETEKEKITSAFESLQTLLEKKKHFWLSKLKNLETIMKDEEKQTLAEISAETSGLSQLITEMEEKCLEPPSEFLQDIKNTSFEKRLIYDYVDLSPKWEEKLRIHSQKNSDVRKALESLKESLVDALDKANLERVWDTDILKKAMSEGKKVNVNLDRRTACSLLSVSKDLKTVTCAAKWWKVNDDNPQRFDWDQCVLGCRKFISGRHYWEVEVKMEKRCFGAHLFDNPPWAIGVARDSVKRKGPIDFNPIEGIWAIGELISDMSCISQISAFTFPKPTPLRLREKPKKIQVVLDYEEGWVDFFDVERNEFIFTFYSATFAGEAIRPFFCTDDVLSLCKS from the exons ATGGCAGCAGAAGTTCCAATCCAGGCTCTGTGCAACGAAGCTACTTGTCCCATCTGCCTGGATTATTTCAAGTGTCCGATGACAACCAAGTGTGGGCATAACTTCTGTCAAGCCTGCCTCGGGCAGCACAGGACAGCATCTGGGGGACCGTTTTCCTGCCCTCAGTGCAGAGCAATGATTGTGCAGAAAAACCTCATGGTCAACCGGCACCTGGCTCGGATGGTGGAGTATATCAAGGAGCTTCAGGAGAAGCAAATagcaaaaagaaagaggggagaaTGTGAGAAGCACCAGGAGCCCTTACAGCTTTTCTGCAAGGAGGATGAAGTCCTCATCTGCATGAAGTGCAACAGGTCCATGGAACACCAAGAACATAATGTGGTCCCTGTCGATGAGGTTTCTGACGGGTACAAG AGCCAGTTAgaaacagagaaggagaagatcACATCTGCCTTTGAGAGCTTGCAGACATTACTGGAGAAGAAAAAGCATTTTTGGCTGAGTAAGCTGAAAAATCTGGAGACAATAATGAAGGATGAGGAGAAACAAACCCTTGCTGAAATCTCTGCAGAGACTTCTGGACTCAGTCAGCTAATTACAGAGATGGAGGAGAAGTGCCTGGAACCACCAAGCGAGTTTCTTCAG gaCATCAAAAACACCAG CTTTGAGAAAAGATTAATATATGACTATGTGGACCTTTCCCCTAAGTGGGAAGAGAAACTCCGAATTCACTCACAGAAAAACTCTGATGTAAGAAAGGCTCTGGAGAGCCTCAAAG AGTCTCTGGTGGATGCTTTGGACAAAGCCAATTTGGAGCGAGTTTGGGACACAG ATATATTGAAGAAAGCCATGAGTGAAGGTAAAAAAG tGAATGTGAACTTAGACCGGCGCACAGCATGTTCCTTGTTGTCAGTGTCAAAGGATCTGAAAACAGTGACATGTGCTGCAAAATGGTGGAAAGTAAATGACGACAACCCACAGAGATTTGACTGGGATCAGTGTGTGCTAGGCTGTCGAAAATTCATTTCAGGAAGACATTACTGGGAAGTTGAGGTGAAGATGGAGAAAAGGTGTTTTGGAGCGCATCTATTTGACAATCCACCTTGGGCTATTGGAGTGGCAAGAGACTCTGTCAAGAGGAAGGGGCCTATTGATTTTAACCCTATTGAGGGGATTTGGGCTATAGGGGAATTAATCAGTGATATGTCCTGTATTTCTCAAATTTCTGCTTTTACTTTTCCAAAGCCCACCCCTTTGAGATTGAGAGAAAAGCCCAAAAAGATCCAAGTGGTCCTGGACTATGAAGAGGGCTGGGTGGATTTTTTTGATGTGGAGAGGAATGAATTTATATTCACTTTCTATTCAGCAACATTTGCTGGGGAGGCAATCCGACCTTTTTTCTGCACAGATGATGTGCTGTCACTCTGTAAGTCTTGA